A single genomic interval of Myxocyprinus asiaticus isolate MX2 ecotype Aquarium Trade chromosome 19, UBuf_Myxa_2, whole genome shotgun sequence harbors:
- the zgc:112001 gene encoding ankyrin repeat domain-containing protein 9, with amino-acid sequence MSLSGPHKAGRAHLKDDKCKQQKCISFLFYQAVRDLKPVWMLEDMRTMETFYWEEDAKQRTYTPSEALLYAIVHDHQAYAQYLLGHYSDEALAMPGERFCCCPSSAPHLAMAVRYDRRDILGHILQVAHRTPSLRSYMNRGGCFHLEDGKTPLHLACELLRADAVILLLGNGASPQAVDHNGMTPLDLILQQLVDSKVNTGAKKSCLDKLLMFMPEMRFKLKSSLEKEHVCWSRVLGEDKLNYLVGKNPAPLFLIAMQRILAQLPPEQFPKSLDELPIPTSLKPLPKPILKWPETI; translated from the coding sequence ATGTCGTTGTCCGGCCCTCATAAAGCCGGCAGAGCGCATTTGAAGGACGATAAGTGTAAGCAGCAGAAATGCATTTCCTTTCTGTTCTATCAAGCGGTGCGGGACCTGAAACCGGTGTGGATGCTGGAGGACATGCGCACGATGGAGACATTTTACTGGGAGGAGGACGCGAAACAGAGAACGTATACGCCGTCCGAAGCGCTGCTCTACGCGATCGTGCACGACCACCAGGCGTACGCGCAATATCTGCTCGGCCATTATTCGGACGAGGCGCTGGCCATGCCGGGCGAGCGGTTCTGCTGCTGTCCGTCCTCCGCGCCTCATTTGGCCATGGCTGTCCGGTACGACAGACGGGACATCCTGGGTCACATTTTACAGGTGGCGCATCGGACGCCGAGCCTGCGCTCGTACATGAACCGCGGCGGCTGTTTCCATCTGGAGGACGGTAAGACCCCGCTCCACCTGGCCTGCGAGCTGCTGCGCGCTGACGCCGTCATACTGTTGCTAGGCAACGGCGCGTCCCCGCAGGCGGTGGACCACAACGGCATGACGCCGCTGGACCTCATTCTGCAGCAGCTCGTGGACTCCAAAGTGAACACGGGGGCCAAAAAGTCGTGCTTGGACAAGCTGTTGATGTTCATGCCAGAGATGCGTTTCAAACTGAAGAGTTCCCTGGAGAAAGAGCACGTGTGCTGGTCCAGAGTTCTCGGGGAGGACAAGCTCAACTACCTCGTCGGGAAGAATCCGGCTCCGCTTTTCCTCATCGCGATGCAACGAATCCTGGCGCAGCTGCCACCTGAGCAATTCCCCAAGAGCCTGGACGAGCTTCCCATTCCCACTTCTCTGAAACCCCTGCCCAAGCCCATTTTAAAGTGGCCTGAAACGATCTGA